A genomic region of Ptychodera flava strain L36383 unplaced genomic scaffold, AS_Pfla_20210202 Scaffold_48__1_contigs__length_985763_pilon, whole genome shotgun sequence contains the following coding sequences:
- the LOC139128305 gene encoding uncharacterized protein yields the protein MVFMDNAPSTNKNTWLVCWIKEMMLKHETLQYLRIGFLQAGHSKSMPDWVFASISSTMKKQDMFTVRDVQDISSPYSEAKILCDTDFNDWRKFLRDKYGNVVVHGIGAYHDIRGERQHGQVVVMAREELDSGTWQDITPEVSKFVHLNYHTTSQ from the exons ATGGTATTCATGGACAATGCTCCAAGTACTAACAAGAACACATGGCTTGTGTGTTGGATCAAAGAAATGATGCTCAA ACATGAAACACTTCAGTATCTTCGGATTGGTTTCCTGCAAGCCGGACATTCTAAATCAATGCCAGATTGGGTGTTTGCCAGCATATCATCAACAATGAAGAAACAAGACATGTTCACTGTCAGAGATGTGCAAGATATATCTTCACCATATAGTGAAGCTAAG ATTCTGTGTGATACTGATTTCAATGATTGGAGAAAGTTCCTGCGTGACAAGTATGGAAATGTGGTTGTACATGGTATTGGTGCATACCATGACATCAGAGGAGAGAGACAGCATGGCCAAGTAGTTGTCATGGCAAGGGAGGAGTTAGACAGTGGCACATGGCAGGATATTACACCAGAGGTATCAAAGTTTGTGCATCTTAATTATCATACAACGTCACAGTAA